In the genome of Rhodanobacter soli, the window GAGTCTCTTCAAGGTATTTGTATTTCTCGGGATGAAAATGAAGAACACAGTCGCATGCAGCATCGTCATGGCGATGGCCATCTCGCTTCTCGGAACCGCCTGCACCCCCGCCGGATCCGAGGATGGCAACCACGCGGGCAGACATGACATCCCGGCTTCAGGAAGCACGGCTCCAGGCAATGCTGATCGCTTGCGCGAGAATGTCGAAAAGTTCGGTAGCGTGATGCGCGCACACGGGATACCAGGCGCCCAGTTGGTTCATTCTGGAAACGGTAGCGCCGGAGAAATCGAGTACGGCGTGATGCGCACGGATTCAGGCGCGCAGGTATCGGATCTCACGGTTTTCGAGGCTGCATCGCTTTCAAAGGTCGTCGGGGCCTACATCACGCTGCGGCTCGTCGACCAGGGCAAGATCGATCTTGACACCCCCCTCTGGAACTACTGGCAGTCACCGCGGATCGCGCATGACGAACTGGCCAAAAAGATCACTGCCCGGATGGTGCTCAATCACACGTCAGGCCTGCCCAACTGGCAGATTTCTCCCACGAACCCCGCGCTGGACAGCACGCCCATCGCAAGCGCGTTTCCCCCTGGCACGCGATTCTCCTATTCCGGCGAGGGCTTCTACCTCCTGCAGAAGACCATCGAACATCTGACTGGCGTTGCCTGGAACGAGCTTGCGACGCGAGAGGTATTCACGCCCTTCGACATGCC includes:
- a CDS encoding serine hydrolase domain-containing protein, translated to MKNTVACSIVMAMAISLLGTACTPAGSEDGNHAGRHDIPASGSTAPGNADRLRENVEKFGSVMRAHGIPGAQLVHSGNGSAGEIEYGVMRTDSGAQVSDLTVFEAASLSKVVGAYITLRLVDQGKIDLDTPLWNYWQSPRIAHDELAKKITARMVLNHTSGLPNWQISPTNPALDSTPIASAFPPGTRFSYSGEGFYLLQKTIEHLTGVAWNELATREVFTPFDMPHSSFVSTPARDAFTARGHGKDGTPRQQRIFATANTAFTLVTSARDYHNFIHRGLYLGEGLQPSTRNMMFTASSNADDQSAPSTADPYISWGLGVGIQVVNGRKLIWHWGDNPGFKALFMFSPDTGESMLLFTNSENGLSTYQEVLELFMGQGPYPVIDWVRTQD